Part of the Oncorhynchus kisutch isolate 150728-3 linkage group LG2, Okis_V2, whole genome shotgun sequence genome, GGACGAGCTCCTGCGGGAGCGGGGAGACAAGCTCTGGCGTCTGGGTGGGCTCTCATCTCTTAACTGTGCATTCTTCTCTGTGGTCTCCACCTCGGGTATTACGGTCTCGTCTGAGGATGGTTCAGAGCTCAGGTACTGGAGGATGGGGCCAAGGAGGACCTCGGCCGCCAAGGATCGGCGACGCAAAGCACTGGTAGAAGAGATGTCCAGGATGTCGAACTCCACAGAGAGAGGCTGGTCATTCCTCATCTGGCTGCCCTGGCGGACGTTGGATGGGTTGCCAGCACTTGATGAGCTTCTGCGAGAGCGGACAGACAGGCTCTCGTCTCTGACTTCTGTGTTCTCGGTGTTGTCCACCTCGGGTACAACAGGCTCCTCTAAGGGTGGCTCAGAGCTAATGTACTGGAGGATGGAACCTAGGAGGACCTCGGCAGCCGAGGAGGGGCGACGCACGGTTCTGGTAGAAGGAAGCTCTAGGGGGTCCAGCtccagagagagaggctggtcgTCTGGCTTCTGGCTGCCCcagcgagagagaggctggtcaTCTGGCTTCTGGCTGCCCCGGCGAGAGAGAGGTTGGTCGTCTGGCATCTGGCTGCCCCGGCGAGAGAGGGGCTGGACATCCAGATTACCAGCACTTGATGAGCTTCTGTGGGAGCCAGCAGACAGGCTGTTGCTTCTGGATGGGCTCACGTCTCTTGCATCTGAGTAGTACTCAGTGCTCTCCCCCTCGAGTGCAACGGCCTCATCTGAGACTTTCTCAGGATTCTGGTCCTCAGTGGTCTCCACCTCGGGTGCAGAGGCACTGTACGAGCTCCAGCGGGAGCGAGCAAACAGGCTCTTGTGTCTTGGTGGGCTCTCGTCTCTGGCTTCTGTTTGGTTCTCGGTGGTCTCCACCTTGGGTATAATGGTCTCGTCTGAGGGTGGCTCAGAGCTCAGGTACTGGAGGATGGGGCCAAGGAGGACCTCGGGAGCCAAGGATCGGCGGCGCAAAGCACTGGTAGAAGAGATGTCCAGGATGTCAAACTCCACAGAGAGAGGCTGGTCATTCCTCATCTGGCTGCCCTGGCAGACATCTGATGGGTTGCCAGCACTTGATGAGCTTCTGCGAGAGCGGACAGACAGGCTCTTGCATCTGGGTGGGCTCTCGTCTCTGACTTCTGTGTTCTCGGTGTTGTCCACCTCGGGTACAACAGGCTCCTCTAAGGGTGGCTCAGAGCTAATGTACTGGAGGATGGAACCTAGGAGGACGTCGGCAGCCGAGGAGGGGCGACGCACGGTGCTGGTAGAAGGAAGCTCTAGGGGGTCCAGCtccagagagagaggctggtcgTCTGGCTTCTGGCTGCCCCAGCAAGAGAGAGGCTGGTCATCTGGCTTCTGGCTGCCCCGGTTAGAGAGAGGCTGGTCATCCGGGTTGCCAGCATTTGATGAGCTTCTGCGGGAGTGGGCAGACAGGCTCTTCCGTCTGGATGGGCTCTCGTCTCTTGCGTCTGAGTAGTACTCAGTGCTCTCCACCTCGGTTGCAACCACACTGGACGAGCTCCGACGGGACCGGGCAGACAGGCTCTTGCATCTTGGTGGGCTCATGTCTCTTGTGTCTGAGTAGTACTCAATGCTCTCAACCTCAAGTGCAACGGCCTCATCTGAGCCTTGctcagggctcaggtcctcagtgaTCTCCACCACGGTTGCAACGGCACTGGACAAGCTCAAGTGGGAGCTGGAAGAAAGGCCGTTGAGTCTGGGTAGGCTATCGACTCTGGCTTTTATGTGGTTCTCGGTGGTCTCCACCTTGGGTACAAAGGGCTCGTCTGAGGATGGCTCAGAGTTAATGTACTGGAGGACGGAACCTAGGAGGACCTCGGCAGCCGAGGAGGAGCGACGCACGGTGCTGGTAGAAGGAAGCTCTAGGGGTTCCAGCtcaagagagagaggctggtcatCTGACATCTGGTTGCCCCGGCGAGAGAGAGGTTGGTCGTCAGGCTTCTGGCTGCCACGGCGTGAGAGGAGCTGGTCATCCGAGTTGCCAGCACTTGATGAGCTTTTGCGGGAGTGGGTAGATAGGCTCTTGTGTCTGGGTGGGCTCTCGTCTCTGATTTCTGTGTGGTTCTCGGTGGTCTCCACCTCGGGTATAATGGACTCGTCTGAGGGTGGCTCAGAGCTCAGGTACTGGAGGATGGAACCTAGGAGGACCTCGGCAGCCGAGGAGGGGCGACGCACAGTGCTTGTAGAAGGGAGCTCCAGGGGGTCCAGCTCCAGAAAGAGAGGTTGGTCGTCTTGCTTCTGGCTGCCCcggcgagagagagactggtcaTCCGGGGTGCCAGCACTTGATGAGCTTCTTTGGGAGCGGGCAGACAGGCTCTGGGGTCTGGGTAGGCTCTCGTCTCTTGTGTCTGGATGGAAATTGGTGGTCTCCACCTCAGGTATAACAGTCTCATCTGACAGTTGCTCAGGGCTCAGGTACTGGAGGATGGAACCTAGTAGGACCTCGGCAGCCGAGGAGGGGCGATGCACGGTGCTGGTAGAAGGAAGCTCTAGGGGGTCCAGCtccagagagagaggttggttgAATGGCTTCTGGCTTCCCcggcgagagagagactggtaacCCAGATTAACAGcacttgatgagcttctgttggaGCCAGCAGACAGGCTCTTGCGTCTGGATGGGCTCACGTCTCTTGCATCTGAGTAGTACTCAGTGCTCTCCACCTCAAGTGCATTGACCTCACCTGAGACTTCCTCAGGTCTCAGGCCCTCAGATGTCTCCACCTCGGGTGCAACAGCGCTGGACGAGCTCCGACGGGACCGGGTAGACAGGCTCTTGCGTCTGGGTGGGCTCATGTCTCTTGTGTCTGAGTAGTACTCAATGCCCTCCACCTCAAGTATAATGGCCTCGTCTGAGCCTTGctcagggctcaggtcctcagtgGTCTCCAGCACGGGTGCAACGGCACTGGACAAGCTCCAGTGGGAGCTGGAAGACAGGCTCTTGCGTCTGGGTAGGCTCTCGCCTCTGGCTTTAATGTGGTTCTCGGTGGTCTCCACCTTGGGTACAACAGGCTCGTCTGAGGATGGCTCAGAGCTAATGTACTGGAGGACGGATCCTAGGAGGACCTCGGCAGCCGAGGAGGAACGATGCACGGTGCTGGTAGAAGGAAGCTCTAGGGGGTCCAGCtccagagagagaggctggttaTCTGGCTTTTGGTTGCCCCTGCGAGAGAGGGGTTGGTTGTCCGAGTTGCCAGCACTTGATGAGCTTTTGCGGGAGTGGGCAGATAGGCTCTTGTGCCTGGGTGGGCTCTCGTCTCTGGTTTCTGTGTGGTTCTTGGTGGTCTCCACCTCGGGTATAATGGACTCGTCTGAGGGTGGCTCAGAGCTCAGGTACTGGAGGATGGAACCTAGGAGGACCTCGGCAGCCGAGGAGGGGCGACGCACAGTGCTTGTAGAAGGGAGCTCCAGGGGGTCCAGCtccagagagagaggttggttgAATGGCTTCTGGCTTCCCcggcgagagagagactggtaacCCAGGTTAACAGcacttgatgagcttctgttggaGCCAGCAGACAGGCTCTTGCGTCTGGATGGGCTCACGTCTCTTGCATCAGAGTAGTACTCAGTGCTCTCCACCTCAAGTACATTGACCTCACCTGAGACTTCCTCAGGTCTCAGGCCCTCAGATGTCTCCACCTCAGGTGCAACAGCACTGGACAAGCTCCGACGGGACCGGGTAGACAGGCTCTTGCGTCTGGGTGGGCTCATGTCTCTTGTGTCTGAGTAGTACTCAATGCCCTCCACCTCAAGTATAATGGCCTCATCTGAGCCTTGctcagggctcaggtcctcagtgGTCTCCAGCACGGGTGCAACGGCACTGGACAAGCTCCAGTGGGAGCTGGAAGATAGGCTCTTGCGTCTGGGTAGGCTCTCGCCTCTGGCTTTAATGTGGTTCTCGGTGGTCTCCACCTTGGGTACAACAGGCTCGTCTGAGGATGGCTCAGAGCTAATGTACTGGAGGACGGATCCTAGGAGGACCTCGGCAGCCGAGGAGGAACGACGCGCGGTGCTGGTAGAAGGAAGCTCTAGGGGGTCCAGCtccagagagagaggctggttaTCTGGCTTTTGGTTGCCCCTGCGAGAGAGAGGTTGGTTGTCCGAGTTGCCAGCACTTGATGAGCTTTTGCGGGAGTGGGCAGATAGGCTCTTGTGCCTGGGTGGGCTCTCGTCTCTGGTTTCTGTGTGGTTCTCGGTGGTCTCCACCTCGGGTATAATGGACTCGTCTGAGGGTGGCTCAGAGCTCAGGTACTGGAGGATGGAACCTAGGAGGACCTCGGCAGCCGAGGAGGGGCGACGCACAGTGCTTGTAGAAGGGAGCTCCAGGGGGTCCAGCtccagagagagaggttggtCGTCTTGCTTCTGGCTGCCCcggcgagagagagactggtcaTCCGGGTTGCCAGCACTTGATGAGCTTCTTTGGGAGTGGGCAGACAGGCTCTGGTGTCTGGGTAGGCTCTCGTCTCTTGTGTCTGGATGGAAATTGGTGGTCTCCACCTCAGGTATAACAGTCTCATCTGACAGTTGCTCAGGGCTCAGGTACTGAATGATGGGGGCTAAGAGGAATTCGATGGCTGAGGAGCGGTGGCACACAGTGCTGTCCAGCTCCACAAAGAGAGGCTGGTCTTCCTGCTTCTGGCTGCCCTGGCGAGAAAGAGGCTGGTCATCAGGCTTCTGGCTGCCCtggcgagagagagactggtcaTCGTCGTTTGCTGGGTTGGCCGGGGCTGGGCCGGGGACTGGGCTGGGGTCTGGGGGATTGATGCTGCTGGATGAGCCCCTGCGTACTGAAGAGCGACGACACACAGCGATGGTGGAAGGGAGATCCAGGTTCTTGAGCTCCAGAGAGAGAGTCTGGTCATCCTGCTTCTGGCTGCCACGGCTGCCATTGGGCGATTTGGCTGAGGCTGGACTGGGGGCACTGGTTGAGCCTGTTTGGGAGCGGGCATACGAGCTCTTACGATTGTGTTGGCGGCCGTCCATGGCCTTGAGAAAGAG contains:
- the LOC116353397 gene encoding mucin-12-like, whose translation is MDGRQHNRKSSYARSQTGSTSAPSPASAKSPNGSRGSQKQDDQTLSLELKNLDLPSTIAVCRRSSVRRGSSSSINPPDPSPVPGPAPANPANDDDQSLSRQGSQKPDDQPLSRQGSQKQEDQPLFVELDSTVCHRSSAIEFLLAPIIQYLSPEQLSDETVIPEVETTNFHPDTRDESLPRHQSLSAHSQRSSSSAGNPDDQSLSRRGSQKQDDQPLSLELDPLELPSTSTVRRPSSAAEVLLGSILQYLSSEPPSDESIIPEVETTENHTETRDESPPRHKSLSAHSRKSSSSAGNSDNQPLSRRGNQKPDNQPLSLELDPLELPSTSTARRSSSAAEVLLGSVLQYISSEPSSDEPVVPKVETTENHIKARGESLPRRKSLSSSSHWSLSSAVAPVLETTEDLSPEQGSDEAIILEVEGIEYYSDTRDMSPPRRKSLSTRSRRSLSSAVAPEVETSEGLRPEEVSGEVNVLEVESTEYYSDARDVSPSRRKSLSAGSNRSSSSAVNLGYQSLSRRGSQKPFNQPLSLELDPLELPSTSTVRRPSSAAEVLLGSILQYLSSEPPSDESIIPEVETTKNHTETRDESPPRHKSLSAHSRKSSSSAGNSDNQPLSRRGNQKPDNQPLSLELDPLELPSTSTVHRSSSAAEVLLGSVLQYISSEPSSDEPVVPKVETTENHIKARGESLPRRKSLSSSSHWSLSSAVAPVLETTEDLSPEQGSDEAIILEVEGIEYYSDTRDMSPPRRKSLSTRSRRSSSSAVAPEVETSEGLRPEEVSGEVNALEVESTEYYSDARDVSPSRRKSLSAGSNRSSSSAVNLGYQSLSRRGSQKPFNQPLSLELDPLELPSTSTVHRPSSAAEVLLGSILQYLSPEQLSDETVIPEVETTNFHPDTRDESLPRPQSLSARSQRSSSSAGTPDDQSLSRRGSQKQDDQPLFLELDPLELPSTSTVRRPSSAAEVLLGSILQYLSSEPPSDESIIPEVETTENHTEIRDESPPRHKSLSTHSRKSSSSAGNSDDQLLSRRGSQKPDDQPLSRRGNQMSDDQPLSLELEPLELPSTSTVRRSSSAAEVLLGSVLQYINSEPSSDEPFVPKVETTENHIKARVDSLPRLNGLSSSSHLSLSSAVATVVEITEDLSPEQGSDEAVALEVESIEYYSDTRDMSPPRCKSLSARSRRSSSSVVATEVESTEYYSDARDESPSRRKSLSAHSRRSSSNAGNPDDQPLSNRGSQKPDDQPLSCWGSQKPDDQPLSLELDPLELPSTSTVRRPSSAADVLLGSILQYISSEPPLEEPVVPEVDNTENTEVRDESPPRCKSLSVRSRRSSSSAGNPSDVCQGSQMRNDQPLSVEFDILDISSTSALRRRSLAPEVLLGPILQYLSSEPPSDETIIPKVETTENQTEARDESPPRHKSLFARSRWSSYSASAPEVETTEDQNPEKVSDEAVALEGESTEYYSDARDVSPSRSNSLSAGSHRSSSSAGNLDVQPLSRRGSQMPDDQPLSRRGSQKPDDQPLSRWGSQKPDDQPLSLELDPLELPSTRTVRRPSSAAEVLLGSILQYISSEPPLEEPVVPEVDNTENTEVRDESLSVRSRRSSSSAGNPSNVRQGSQMRNDQPLSVEFDILDISSTSALRRRSLAAEVLLGPILQYLSSEPSSDETVIPEVETTEKNAQLRDESPPRRQSLSPRSRRSSSSAVVPEVETTEYCSDEGDGSPLRRKSLSIRSRRSSSSGGNAPSPRLTPDNTHNGLQGSQMQDNLEELDTSAVRRRSWAVEVLLDPILQYLNPGHSEKADIEESEIPAVEATEH